The Penicillium digitatum chromosome 6, complete sequence genome has a window encoding:
- a CDS encoding Ubiquitin system component Cue — translation MAEFPPLALVPSPAVRKTIPSNDWEACLDAWMALLGIRLNASDQKFQVAAAEDTSIPPFLASYYQHTAAGDSSLQSGPKARQLRKFCFLTIRRYILDLSNPPDGILDWRLLGNICCCYPSSAALKASLSSAWDLHQGKITSSIERAKAAVIKNLSSANSSSCPEVMTDIRRLTILASVLPAFGQELMAGSDFLDTISEAYKSKGTREEFRKILVANIYVGLVSLLKDPVNLSSFLDQLFSLKAAARVGAPKMKKEATLLSDIICSSDLLIRLEKYLSTHPQKRGQDLLASLRTYQVESKSLHHRYQRRKKVDKGKQVSSDPIVSGELHAHRMSLVTQVQDLFPDLGSAFVVRLLDFYNNNPETVVTHLLDDSLPSELQALDRSVQLPPPAEPHHSHLAPQPTPPAMPFPKFVPLPTRKNIFDKDVDIAELSRSGEAQGKLHFGRADADQTADTILADHSKHAANKAAILSALATFDSDDDERDDTYDTADVGGAIDGATGGADGEADPAERNRRTADIETILFRTYKSNPGLFARDSATRRSQPRASLKRETEMTDEAIEGWAVMLTRDPKRLAKLEDRLALDAGGSASAGPLNQPELRATSYRKPQPREDGENGSDEGETSGHAGSRGRGGGGRGGRGRGGGGRGRGGRGGGPPSGGQGQPDKDSAVSRQRKEENKGSRANHNRRQQHAKKMARGGGFPG, via the coding sequence ATGGCGGAGTTCCCGCCACTGGCTCTAGTGCCCTCCCCCGCAGTGCGGAAGACAATACCATCAAATGATTGGGAAGCTTGTCTAGATGCATGGATGGCCCTGTTGGGGATCCGCCTGAATGCATCGGATCAAAAGTTTCAGGTTGCAGCTGCTGAAGATACATCAATACCGCCATTCCTGGCATCTTACTATCAACACACTGCTGCGGGGGATTCCAGTCTACAAAGTGGACCTAAAGCTCGACAGCTTCGGAAGTTCTGCTTTCTGACGATAAGAAGATACATACTCGATCTCTCCAACCCACCAGACGGAATTTTGGACTGGAGACTTCTCGGCAACATATGTTGCTGTTACCCTTCCAGCGCGGCGTTGAAGGCGTCATTATCAAGTGCCTGGGATCTTCACCAGGGCAAGATCACTAGCAGTATCGAGAGAGCAAAAGCTGCCGTGATTAAGAACCTTTCTTCAGCCAACTCATCCTCGTGTCCTGAAGTCATGACTGATATCCGCCGTCTGACAATCCTTGCTTCAGTGTTGCCAGCGTTCGGCCAGGAGCTCATGGCCGGCTCTGATTTCCTGGATACAATTTCGGAAGCATACAAGTCAAAAGGTACCCGGGAAGAGTTTCGCAAGATTCTTGTTGCCAACATTTACGTCGGGCTTGTCTCTTTATTGAAGGATCCCGTGAATCTGTCTTCGTTTTTGGATCAGCTGTTTAGCCTCAAAGCCGCTGCTCGAGTAGGAGCACCGAAAATGAAGAAGGAAGCGACTCTACTCTCAGATATCATCTGCAGCTCGGACTTGCTTATTCGGCTGGAGAAGTATCTGAGCACTCACCCCCAGAAACGGGGCCAGGACCTCCTTGCCAGCTTGCGCACCTATCAGGTTGAATCGAAGTCGCTACACCATCGGTATCAAAGACGTAAGAAAGTGGACAAAGGAAAACAGGTATCCTCGGATCCGATCGTTTCAGGAGAACTTCACGCACACAGGATGTCACTTGTCACTCAAGTGCAAGACCTCTTCCCCGATCTTGGCTCAGCTTTTGTTGTACGGCTACTGGACTTCTATAACAACAACCCCGAGACTGTCGTCACCCACCTTCTCGACGACTCACTTCCTTCAGAGCTCCAGGCTTTAGATCGATCCGTGCAACTGCCTCCCCCAGCAGAGCCTCACCATAGCCACCTCGCACCCCAGCCAACGCCCCCCGCCATGCCATTCCCTAAATTCGTACCACTCCCGACCCGTAAGAATATTTTCGACAAAGACGTGGACATCGCCGAACTAAGCCGTTCCGGCGAAGCGCAAGGCAAGCTCCACTTCGGCCGTGCCGACGCAGACCAAACAGCCGACACAATCCTCGCAGACCACAGCAAACACGCCGCAAACAAAGCAGCAATTCTCTCCGCCCTGGCGACATTTGACTCAGATGATGACGAGCGCGACGATACCTACGACACGGCTGACGTAGGCGGTGCCATCGATGGAGCCACAGGTGGCGCCGACGGCGAAGCCGACCCAGCCGAGCGCAACCGCCGCACAGCAGATATCGAAACAATCCTCTTCCGGACATACAAGTCCAATCCAGGACTTTTCGCCCGCGACTCAGCGACCCGCCGCTCTCAACCCCGCGCGTCGCTGAAGCGCGAGACTGAAATGACCGATGAGGCTATTGAGGGCTGGGCTGTCATGCTAACGCGTGATCCCAAGCGTCTCGCTAAACTCGAAGACCGGCTGGCTTTGGATGCTGGCGGGTCGGCTAGTGCTGGGCCACTTAACCAGCCCGAGTTGCGTGCTACGTCTTACAGGAAGCCGCAGCCTCGTGAGGATGGGGAGAATGGTTCTGACGAAGGGGAGACCTCTGGTCATGCTGGCTCGCGTGGTAGAGGAGGCGGTGGACGCGGTGGACGAGGGCGGGGTGGCGGCGGACGTGGGCGTGGAGGCCGTGGTGGTGGTCCTCCGTCTGGTGGCCAGGGGCAGCCAGATAAGGATAGTGCGGTGTCGCGACAGAGGAAGGAAGAAAATAAGGGTAGTCGGGCAAATCACAACCGTCGACAGCAGCACGCGAAGAAAATGGCGCGTGGCGGTGGGTTTCCTGGCTAA
- a CDS encoding P-loop containing nucleoside triphosphate hydrolase protein, with protein MSSHLREISEDSVASHDTELSTDALLARTTEEMLVVTEDPPKDEDILLRTLSISENDLEIWWRENLSRFPDDTQAGYLFQVQRIFPLPKPSREALIGLYFPKEIHLSAYEDPDNKACLIRPYLGQRRGKWEFSSPALSLQNVALYLDQIEELQLEAIQFSKEMAIGLAIVHWKACLDGMDMEFVLGSATTNGELPTVIENFRAVKPFDILAEELEVLLR; from the exons ATGTCTTCCCATCTGCGCGAAATATCTGAAGATTCTGTGGCTTCCCACGATACAGAACTGTCCACAGATGCTCTTTTGGCCAGAACTACCGAAGAAATGCTGGTAGTCACAGAGGATCCACCAAAAGATGAAGACATACTGCTACGGACCCTGAGC ATCAGCGAGAATGATTTAGAAATCTGGTGGCGAGAGAACTTGTCACGATTCCCCGACGATACTCAGGCCGGATATCTTTTTCAAGTCCAGCGAATCTTTCCGCTTCCTAAGCCCTCCCGCGAAGCTCTCATTGGGCTCTATTTTCCGAAGGAAATACACCTTTCTGCATACGAAGACCCGGATAACAAGGCATGTCTTATCCGACCATACCTCGGACAGCGAAGAGGAAAGTGGGAATTTTCTAGTCCAGCGCTCAGCCTTCAGAACGTTGCTCTCTATCTCGATCAGATAGAGGAACTCCAGCTCGAAGCTATCCAATTCTCTAAGGAGATGGCCATTGGACTGGCCATTGTACACTGGAAGGCTTGCTTGGACGGCATGGACATGGAATTCGTACTCGGTAGTGCAACGACAAATGGAGAGCTTCCGACCGTAATCGAGAACTTTAGGGCAGTAAAGCCCTTTGATATACTTGCTG AAGAGCTGGAAGTCTTGCTGCGATAA
- a CDS encoding Fatty acid desaturase, putative, which yields MAKTASRPSRKDTLLTRQYIEGLIAEGKHVIIFEGRVLRVDPFIRYHPGGEKPIKHMVGRDATDEINALHSEEARQLMRSYQIGRIEGIWINFLPPIQGGRFRAYNEDARSSDEDSTTPEICSGSSQDGSIPPSPIFDAVDSKSTVRQRKPTGTALTDQTQAKPAFLDARTREEIVFDTAKYPSLDTASQEEIKRKYRELNERIKAEGLYDCNYSCYFVECCRYTLFAGLSYTFLRMGWWATSAIFLGCFWHQLVFTAHDAGHMAITHNFHVDTLIGMFIADYLGGLSLGWWKRSHNVHHIVTNEPEHDPDIEHIPFFAISHRFLTSLRSTYYDRIMAFDALAQFLLKFQNYSYYPIMMLARFNLYVLSWEYLLKGQAPRRGIAWWHVWFELVGQVFFWTWFGYGVMYKTLPDASSRIIFLLVSHVVSSPLHVQITLSHFAMSTANLGAGESFAQKMLRTTMDVDCPTWLDFFHGGLQFQAIHHLYPRIPRHNLRRTQKFVIEFCRDTGIPYAIFTFYDGNKEVISRLGDVAKQVRLMEECRKSIAEGGVFSDHHH from the exons ATGGCGAAGACCGCATCCCGGCCGTCCCGGAAGGACACCCTCTTGACTCGACAATATATTGAAGGCCTCATTGCGGAGGGAAAGCATGTCATAATTTTTGAGGGCCGCGTCCTAAGGGTAGATCCGTTCATCAGATACCACCCCGGAGGAGAGAAGCCAATAAAGCACATGGTGGGCAGGGACGCGACAGATGAGATCAACGC GCTACACTCGGAAGAAGCCCGTCAGCTTATGCGCTCGTACCAGATTGGACGAATTGAAGGAATTTGGATCAACTTCCTACCCCCAATCCAGGGCGGCAGGTTCCGCGCTTATAACGAAGATGCCCGCTCTAGTGATGAGGATTCAACAACCCCCGAAATATGCAGTGGCTCCAGTCAAGATGGTTCGATTCCTCCTTCGCCGATATTCGATGCGGTCGACTCGAAGTCCACAGTTCGTCAACGGAAACCGACCGGAACCGCTTTGACCGACCAAACCCAGGCCAAGCCTGCCTTCTTGGATGCAAGAACACGGGAAGAAATTGTCTTCGACACTGCCAAATACCCATCCTTGGATACCGCGAGTCAGGAAGAGATTAAACGAAAATATCGTGAACTGAACGAGCGTATCAAGGCCGAGGGACTTTACGACTGCAACTACTCTTGTTACTTTGTTGAGTGCTGTCGGTACACACTTTTTGCGGGTCTCTCCTACACGTTCCTCCGTATGGGATGGTGGGCGACCTCGGCAATCTTCCTCGGCTGCTTCTGGCATCAGCTTGTGTTCACCGCCCATGATGCTGGTCATATGGCCATAACACACAATTTCCATGTGGATACCCTCATTGGAATGTTTATAGCAGACTATCTCGGAGGATTGAGTCTCGGGTGGTGGAAACGAAGCCACAACGTTCACCACATCGTGACCAATGAGCCAGAGCATGACCCGGATATCGAGCATATCCCATTCTTCGCCATCTCCCATCGCTTCCTTACGAGCCTGAGGAGTACCTATTACGATCGAATCATGGCCTTCGACGCCCTGGCTCAATTTCTACTCAAATTTCAGAATTACTCTTACTACCCCATTATGATGCTCGCTCGATTCAATCTCTACGTTTTGAGTTGGGAGTATCTGCTAAAGGGCCAAGCTCCCAGAAGGGGCATCGCCTGGTGGCATGTCTGGTTTGAGCTTGTCGGACAGGTTTTCTTTTGGACCTGGTTTGGCTACGGTGTCATGTACAAGACACTTCCAGATGCAAGCAGCCGTatcatcttccttctcgtCTCACACGTTGTCTCCTCCCCACTACATGTCCAAATCACCTTATCCCACTTCGCTATGTCGACCGCCAACCTAGGTGCTGGTGAGTCCTTCGCGCAGAAGATGCTCCGTACCACTATGGACGTCGATTGCCCGACATGGCTGGATTTCTTCCACGGTGGCTTGCAATTCCAGGCTATTCATCATCTCTACCCGCGTATCCCACGTCACAACCTGCGTCGTACGCAGAAGTTCGTTATAGAGTTCTGCCGCGATACTGGTATCCCTTATGCCATTTTCACTTTCTATGATGGCAACAAAGAGGTAATCAGCCGGCTTGGCGATGTCGCGAAACAGGTCCGCCTCATGGAGGAGTGCCGGAAGTCCATCGCCGAGGGTGGAGTCTTCTCAGATCATCACCACTGA
- a CDS encoding Zinc finger, CCCH-type: protein MVVCSFFQQGRCKFGDRCKFEHPGKPTAGSSGNRFGASSGGFGGQNQPQHPADAALKASDIKSDLTAGQGRPEWIFSAYAPHKDVARQLFGGAHRERSMEEMRLRHYELATSGNLNQAIQEASALWQECVQQMDISLNDLNGAVKYVVDGRNEHPNRQDIIEGKTDTSLNQAPASFGQLSPFGQQNAAHAPNTGPAPGAFGAPSSTFGQASGLGQSVGFGRASALGQPSGMGQSTAFGQTSTLGGLGGSAFGQTSTLGGQSAFNKTPFGQPALSQPGVNPSPFGKPSVLGGAAPFGATSAASPFTQIAQNQPAGGEFGQTAGQPTPSPFGQTAALPGPSPFSQPAANPSPFGQPSALVGAAPFGQLSAPVGASPFGQPSAPTGAAPFGASPTASPFTQVSQNQPAPSPFGQPAVQSVPVQNTNAGPRAYIKIDNPQDLNPLPQLEGETRHNPSTKQLVMWKGRPVKYINEHPCYLHPQDNKTFVRVNFPNGPPDPASLKDAHGKPEEYTPEITEAYEFFLQNGYFKDGNIPAVPPKQEWLSFDF from the exons ATGGTGGTATGCAGCTTTTTTCAGCAGGGTCGCTGCAAGTTCGGAG ATCGCTGCAAGTTTGAGCATCCTGGGAAACCTACTGCTGGTTCATCGGGGAATCGATTCGGTGCTTCATCCGGAGGGTTTGGAG GTCAGAACCAGCCTCAACATCCAGCCGA CGCAGCATTAAAGGCAAGTGATATCAAGTCAGACTTGACTGCTGGCCAGGGCCGTCCGGAATGGATATTTTCCGCATACGCACCACACAAAGATGTTGCGCGCCAGCTTTTCGGTGGAGCTCACCGCGAGCGTAGCATGGAAGAGATGCGCCTGCGCCATTATGAATTAGCAACGTCCGGCAATCTGAACCAAGCAATTCAAGAAGCCTCAGCCCTGTGGCAAGAATGCGTTCAACAGATGGACATCTCACTGAATGACCTGAATGGCGCCGTCAAATATGTCGTTGATGGTAGAAACGAACATCCCAATCGACAGGATATTATCGAGGGCAAGACCGACACTAGTTTGAACCAAGCTCCAGCGTCATTTGGCCAACTCTCTCCATTTGGCCAGCAAAATGCTGCCCATGCACCAAACACCGGTCCTGCACCCGGAGCGTTCGGCGCTCCATCCTCAACCTTTGGTCAGGCTTCAGGACTTGGCCAGTCAGTTGGATTCGGTAGGGCTTCAGCTCTAGGGCAGCCATCTGGCATGGGCCAGTCTACCGCCTTTGGACAGACTTCCACCTTGGGTGGCTTAGGTGGTTCCGCCTTCGGCCAAACCTCCACCCTGGGGGGGCAGTCTGCTTTCAACAAAACACCCTTCGGCCAGCCAGCTCTTTCTCAGCCGGGAGTAAACCCGAGCCCATTCGGCAAGCCGTCAGTTCTAGGAGGTGCCGCCCCATTCGGTGCTACATCTGCCGCTTCTCCCTTTACCCAAATAGCCCAGAACCAGCCTGCCGGTGGTGAATTTGGTCAGACCGCTGGACAACCTACTCCCTCACCTTTCGGTCAAACCGCCGCACTACCTGGCCCGTCGCCGTTTAGCCAGCCAGCTGCCAATCCAAGCCCATTCGGCCAGCCCTCGGCCCTGGTAGGTGCCGCACCGTTTGGTCAGCTCTCAGCCCCGGTAGGCGCCTCGCCATTCGGCCAGCCTTCAGCCCCGACAGGCGCAGCCCCATTCGGGGCTTCACCTACCGCTTCTCCCTTCACCCAAGTGTCTCAGAATCAGCCTGCTCCGTCTCCATTTGGCCAGCCTGCAGTCCAAAGCGTGCCGGTACAGAATACCAACGCCGGCCCGCGTGCATACATCAAAATCGATAATCCCCAAGACCTCAATCCACTTCCACAACTTGAGGGTGAAACTCGACACAACCCATCCACCAAACAGCTAGTGATGTGGAAGGGCCGCCCCGTCAAGTACATCAACGAGCACCCGTGCTACCTTCACCCACAAGACAACAAAACCTTTGTCCGAGTCAACTTCCCTAACGGGCCACCTGATCCAGCTAGTTTGAAAGACGCACACGGCAAGCCCGAGGAATACACACCAGAAATCACTGAGGCGTATGAATTTTTCCTGCAAAATGGCTACTTCAAGGATGGCAACATTCCTGCTGTGCCTCCCAAGCAAGAGTGGCTCAGTTTCGACTTTTAA
- a CDS encoding Serine/threonine-protein kinase 33 — protein sequence MHVLECSEDFGGPADDFKFQKTIIVYELSGSIYRAYSRKRYASNEEIHFGDMFSTNKIQGALVFPEFSDEFTKAERPSDSSAWYLKKPSLSPYSPQYPALIRETWIEEVKICELLKKNPHPNIAQYHGCAVVNDDSIRGIYFTKYDETLMTRVNSARRNKIDFAYERHKADRDEVDRWVEGIARGLKHLHGLGIVHNDINPCNIMFQGDTPVIIDFDSARPHGHHLSLVKRTHGWHDERTKVALPMNDVAALLEIHLWLLGEVDLFQF from the coding sequence ATGCACGTTCTTGAATGTTCCGAAGACTTTGGAGGTCCCGCAGACGACTTCAAATTCCAAAAGACAATCATAGTGTACGAATTGTCAGGCTCAATCTACAGAGCATACTCCCGAAAACGCTATGCATCAAACGAGGAGATTCATTTTGGTGACATGTTTAGCACCAACAAGATTCAAGGGGCTCTCGTTTTCCCAGAGTTCTCGGACGAATTTACCAAGGCAGAGAGGCCATCGGATTCCTCGGCCTGGTATCTGAAAAAGCCAAGCCTTTCACCCTATAGTCCCCAGTACCCCGCCCTGATCAGAGAAACTTGGATTGAAGAAGTGAAAATTTGCGAACTTTTGAAGAAAAACCCGCACCCGAATATCGCTCAATATCATGGCTGTGCCGTCGTAAACGATGACTCAATCAGAGGAATCTACTTCACGAAGTACGATGAAACACTTATGACCAGAGTGAACTCAGCCAGACGCAATAAGATCGACTTTGCATACGAGAGGCACAAGGCTGACCGAGACGAGGTTGATCGTTGGGTGGAGGGGATTGCACGGGGCCTGAAACACCTCCATGGGCTGGGTATAGTCCACAATGACATCAACCCGTGCAACATCATGTTTCAAGGTGACACCCCAGTCATCATCGATTTTGACTCCGCCCGGCCTCATGGTCATCATTTGAGCCTGGTTAAACGGACACATGGGTGGCATGATGAGAGGACTAAGGTTGCTTTGCCAATGAATGATGTTGCGGCACTACTGGAAATACATTTGTGGCTTTTGGGGGAGGTTGACCTGTTTCAATTTTGA
- a CDS encoding 40S ribosomal protein uS10 yields the protein MSFQKPEKEFGEGPKVHKIRITLTSRKVASLEKVCQELIDRARSKSLQVKGPVRLPTKTLQISTRKTPNGEGSKTWDKFEMRIHKRLIDLLAPTETVKQIIINIEAGVEVEVTIAA from the exons ATGTCTTTCCAGAAGCCCGAGAAGGAGTTCGGCGAGGGCCCT AAGGTCCACAAGATCCGCATTACCCTCACCTCCCGCAAGGTTGCCTCCCTCGAGAAGGTCTGCCAGGAGCTGATTGACCGTGCTCGCTCCAAGTCCCTCCAGGTCAAGGGCCCCGTCCGTCTCCCCACCAAGACCCTCCAGATCTCCACCCGTAAGACCCCCAACGGTGAGGGTTCCAAGACCTGGGACAAGTTCGAGATGCGCATTCACAAGCGTCTCATCGA CCTCCTCGCCCCCACCGAGACTGTCAAGCagatcatcatcaacattgAGGCTGGTGTTGAGGTTGAGGTCACCATTGCCGCATAA
- a CDS encoding Phosphoglucomutase, putative, producing the protein MAQSVSSLTEQWLQWDQDPTTRVEIEQLRDSNATEELEKRLQNRIEFGTAGLRGRMAAGFSCMNSLIVIQASQGLAKFIRDKRPEIAPNGVVIGHDARHNSAKFAALAANAFIAQRIPVYFFDEEGPTPMVAFGVNHFGAAAGIMVTASHNPPQDNGYKVYSSNGAQINRPEDGEIAQSIQENLEPWPTAWAELQPGEFLRADSYQTLLPHYSSQVTKFTKSTVTDWQPPRPFAYTPLHGVGGLVLPTLCRSLGINTFSSVAAQEKPDPDFPTVKFPNPEEAGALDLAIETADQEGKTLIIANDPDADRFAVAEKVDGKWQTLTGNHVGVLLASHILDSFDASKDWSHVAVLTTTVSSGMLGKMAAAKGIFFKETLTGFKWMANIARDLEKEGKTVSFAYEEALGYMFPSVCYDKDGITAATVFLAAEAKWRAQGLTAYAKLQQLFGEFGHHETLNNYFRSPNPRLTAKLFQGIRRSSGLTNMQFGPFRILRWRDLTEGYDSSTPENKPDLPEDPTSQMITVWLDGGVRFTFRGSGTEPKVKFYIESCGDSREDAVKAVCDAFLTIREEWVQRFTPSMTYSQKPETKVAPPYIVEISHIIPDKLVLGGIVVVQWVAV; encoded by the exons ATGGCA CAATCAGTTTCCTCTTTGACTGAGCAATGGCTACAGTGGGACCAG GATCCTACAACTCGCGTGGAAATAGAGCAACTGCGGGACTCTAATGCCACCGAGGAGCTGGAAAAGCGCCTTCAGAATC GTATTGAGTTCGGAACAGCTGGTCTACGAGGCCGCATGGCCGCGGGGTTCTCCTGCATGAACTCTTTGATAGTCATACAAGCTTCACAAGGGCTGGCCAAGTTCATTCGAGACAAGCGTCCCGAGATTGCTCCGAATGGTGTGGTCATTGGACACGATGCGCGTCACAATTCTGCGAAATTCGCTGCACTCGCTGCTAACGCTTTCATCGCGCAACGTATTCCTGTTTATTTCTTTGACGAGGAAGGGCCAACACCGATGGTAGCGTTTGGTGTGAACCATTTTGGTGCTGCTGCAGGTATTATGGTGACGGCGAGCCAC AATCCACCCCAGGACAACG GCTACAAAGT CTACTCGAGCAATGGCGCCCAGATCAACCGACCTGAGGACGGGGAAATAGCACAGTCGATTCAAGAGAACCTTGAGCCATGGCCAACCGCGTGGGCGGAATTGCAGCCAGGCGAATTCCTGCGTGCAGACTCATACCAGACATTGCTGCCTCACTACAGCAGCCAAGTCACAAAGTTCACG AAATCCACGGTGACCGATTGGCAACCCCCAAGACCGTTCGCTTATACACCTCTGCACGGCGTGGGAGGTTTGGTTCTTCCAACTCTATGCCGCTCACTTGGAATCAACACATTTTCTTCCGTTGCGGCCCAGGAAAAGCCTGATCCTGACTTCCCCACTGTGAAGTTCCCCAACCCGGAAGAGGCTGGAGCTTTGGATCTTGCTATCGAGACTGCCGACCAGGAAGGAAAGACCTTGATCATCGCAAATGACCCAGATGCCGACCGCTTTGCCGTGGCGGAGAAAGTGGA TGGAAAATGGCAAACTTTGACTGGAAACCACGTTGGTGTCCTACTGGCATCCCATATCTTGGATTCGTTCGATGCCAGCAAAGATTGGTCTCATGTTGCGGTGTTGACTACAACAGTGTCAAGCGGGATGCTTGGAAAGATGGCAGCTGCAAAGGGAATTTTCTTCAAGGAGACACTGACAGGGTTCAAATGGATGGCTAATATTGCCCGGGACTTAGAGAAAGAGGGAAAGACAGTTTCTTTTGCATACGAGGAGGCACTAGGATACATGTTCCCATCTGTGTGTTATGACAAAGATGGCATCACAGCAGCTACAGTTTTCCTTGCAGCGGAGGCGAAATGGAGAGCTCAAGGATTGACTGCGTACGCTAAGCTGCAGCAACTGTTCGGCGAATTCGGCCATCATGAGACTTTGAACAACTACTTCCGCTCGCCCAATCCACGGCTCACCGCAAAATTGTTCCAGGGCATTCGAAGGAGCTCAGGCCTTACGAATATGCAATTTGGCCCCTTCAGGATTTTGCGATGGAGGGATTTGACCGAGGGCTATGATTCCAGCACCCCTGAAAACAAGCCGGACCTACCTGAAGATCCAACAAGCCAAATGATTACGGTCTGGTTGGATGGTGGAGTTCGCTTCACATTCCGAGGTTCGGGGACAGAGCCCAAGGTCAAAT TTTATATCGAGAGTTGTGGAGACTCTCGCGAAGACGCTGTCAAAGCAGTCTGCGATGCATTCCTGACCATCCGCGAAGAATGGGTACAGCGTTTTACACCTTCGATGACATACA GCCAGAAACCCGAGACTAAAGTAGCTCCGCCATACATTGTTGAAATATCACATATTATACCTGACAAACTTGTCTTGGGAGGCATTGTAGTTGTTCAATGGGTAGCTGTCTGA
- a CDS encoding ELYS-like domain, protein MFSMAPWGNFDHVFSFNKKYSYEPKVLDQILSSRRSLDLLFADRLLGLLGIQGVTKIYPPKSNSDLRTLFNHIVSSELDIHHKQSLIYYILKDCRTAPEASSQFAQQCHLPEKYRFFIEGLWQLDRLDFRRAVEFLTEPSLIPTFPDEILYVLTLTKLPKHDDSLAIAYYLTATPPLASAKIRKAFFDTLARTNVTEAFYFTRKYDDTLRQSFFEQLVEFVHRATPGQTRSRRAMELVGLPLDDDEEQWFEHVLLQGNASALPGAKDTVMMRRLATGRTGELKPELECLGGKKVDGLNWDDLRGSIRQT, encoded by the exons ATGTTCAGCATGGCTCCATGGGGGAATTTCGATCATGTCTTCTCATTTAATAAGAAATATTCATATGAACCTAAGGTTTTGGACCAGATTCTATCTAGCCGGCGCTCTTTGGACCTGCTCTTTGCCGATCGACTTTTGGGACTCCTCGGCATCCAAGGAG TGACCAAGATCTACCCGCCGAAGTCCAATTCGGATCTCCGAACACTATTCAATCACATCGTTTCCTCGGAACTCGATATCCATCACAAACAGTCCTTGATCTATTACATCCTCAAGGACTGTCGTACTGCACCAGAAGCTTCGTCTCAGTTTGCGCAACAATGCCACCTCCCAGAAAAGTACCGTTTTTTCATTGAAGGTCTTTGGCAGTTGGATCGACTCGATTTCAGG CGAGCAGTGGAGTTTCTAACTGAACCCTCGCTCATTCCTACCTTCCCGGATGAAATCCTCTACGTTCTTACGCTCACAAAGCTTCCTAAGCATGATGACAGCCTTGCAATCGCCTACTACCTCACTGCGACCCCTCCTCTTGCAAGCGCAAAGATCCGCAAAGCGTTCTTCGACACACTCGCCCGAACCAACGTTACAGAGGCATTTTACTTCACGCGCAAGTACGACGACACTCTCCGTCAGAGCTTTTTTGAGCAGTTGGTGGAATTTGTTCACAGGGCCACCCCCGGCCAAACCAGAAGTAGACGTGCGATGGAGCTCGTCGGTCTTCCGcttgacgatgatgaggaaCAGTGGTTCGAGCATGTCTTACTGCAGGGAAATGCTAGTGCCCTTCCTGGGGCTAAGGACACTGTGATGATGCGACGCCTTGCAACTGGGCGAACTGGTGAACTCAAGCCTGAGCTTGAATGCTTGGGTGGCAAAAAGGTCGATGGGTTGAATTGGGATGACCTTCGGGGGAGCATACGACAAACGTAG